The following is a genomic window from Moorella sp. Hama-1.
CGGGGTGAAACCGGGGGCTACCAGGTGTACCAGGGCCGGAGCCCAGATCATGCCCAGGATAACAGCCAGCCCTACCACCGCCAGGACCAGGTTAAAGGCAATGCTCACCGTCTGCCAGACGGCGTCTTCGTCCTGCTCCGCCAGGTAGCTGGATAGTACCGGGATAAAGGCCGAGCTAACCCCACCGCCCACCAGGATTAAGTAAATGGTATCCGGGATCACAAAGGAGGTATTCAACATGTCTGTCAGCCGGTTCTGGCCGAAGAGGGCCGAGATGGCGGTGTTACGTAAAAAGCCCAGGATGCGGGAGATAGCCGAAGCCAGGCTTAAAATGGCCGCCGACCGGGCCAGGCCCATGGTCCTTTGTTCTGTCACCCTAACGCTTCCTTAAATTAAATTTTATTTTTACATCGCTAGCATTGTTGACACACTATCAGTATTTTAATCGTTCCTACGGTAAAAGGGAAGACCCCCATATCACCACCGGATGCACCATTGTTTCAGATAGCTCCTCGTGGGGGCTGCCGCCCTCGCCACGAAACTAGATAAATGCTGGCTGAGGGAAGGGGCTGGCGAGTACAGGCGGAAGGCAACCTGGTTTGGGGCGTAAGATACTTCCACGAAGCAGCGGCGGGGCGGTTGTGAACGGAATAGGGAGCGGCAAGTGTTAAAATTATGGTTCAGGAGGCCGGACGGCTGTTGACAAAAGGTGTGGGCAGGGGTATGCTTTATCTTCGGGTTCCAAAATATACGGGAGGCGAAAGGCGTTGGATGGCCCGGTAGAAGCAATCAGGGAGCTAGAGTACTTACTGCGGCAAATAAACCACCTGATGAATCATTACACCCGGAGCTACTTAAATGACAGGGGGTTGACCATGGCCCGCTTCTGGGTTTTAAGCAACCTGTCCCGGGGGCAAAAACTCACCATGGGGGACTTGCAGCGGCGGCTCCTGCTGGCTCCAGGGACGGTTACCGGCCTGGTGGACGGTCTGGCGGCCGAAGGCCTGGTCCGGCGCTGGCGGGATGAAAACGACCGCCGCCTGGTTTTCCTCGACCTGACTGCGGCCGGGGAGGAGTTTTTGGAGGGGATTTTAAACTTCCGCTCAGATGTTTTAGCAAAGGCCATGAGTGGGCCTGGTGAAACCAACTCCCTGGACACCGGGCAACTGAATGCCGACCTGCGGGTAATCCTCGCCAACCTGAGAAGTCTATGTAAAGGAGAAAGAGAGAGAGATGCTGGCTCGAACAAAGGAAAATTATAAATGGTACGCTCTTTCCTGTACCACCCTGGGTGCCCTGCTGTCAGTTCTCAATGGTAATACTCTGCTGATTGCTTTGCCGGTTATTGCCAGGTCGCTGCACGCCTCCATGGAGACTATTATCTGGACCTTGATGATCTATATGCTGGCGGTCACGGTCCTGGTGCCGGCCATCGGCCGGGTGGCGGATATCATGGGCCGGAAGAAGCTCTACGTCAGCGGCTTTGCCTTGTTTACCTTGTCCTCCCTGCTATGTGGCCTGGTGCAGACAGGGGGCCAGTTGGTAGCGGCGCGTTTTATCCAATCCATAGGCGGTTCACTGATGCTGGCCAATAGTACGGCCATTGTCACTGATGTCTTCCCCCGGCAACAGCTGGGACGCGCCCTGGGGATAAATAGTATGGTTATTGGGGCCGGGGCGGTCATCGGTCCGATACTGGGCGGGGTCCTGACGGCCTGGCACTGGCGCCTGGTCTTCTTCTTTAACGTACCCCTGGGGATTATCGGCACCCTGTGGGCGGCCATCCAGCTGCGGGAGGTAATTGAATTGCCCAAGGGGCAGCGCTTTGATTGGTGGGGAACGGTAGTCTTTACCACCGGTTTTACCCTGATCCTCCTGGCCCTGACCTTTGGCGATATGGTCGGCTGGCGAACCCCCTGGATAATCGCCAGCCTGGTGTTCGGCGGTTTACTCCTGGTGTTTTTCATTTATATCGAAAACCGCGTCGACCAACCCATGCTGGACCTGTCCCTTTTCCGGCGGCGCCTGCTGGCGGCAGCCTATGCCAGCAACCTGTTAAATGGCATTGCCCGGGGGGCAGTCACCTTTTTGCTGATCTTCTTTTTCCAGGGCATCTGGAGTATTGACCCCCTGTGGGCCGGCATCTTATTAACCCCCTTTGCCCTGGCGATGATGATCGTAGCGCCGGTGAGTGGTATCCTGTCCGATCGCTATGGCTCCCGGGAACTCAGCAGCCTGGGCCTGGCCGTATCAGCCGTAGGTCTTTACGGCCTTACCAGGCTGCAGGTTAACACTTCCATGGCGGTGGTGATTACCTGGATGGTCGTTATGGGCCTGGGGTCGGGGTTTTTCTTTTCGCCCAACACCAATGCTATTATGGGAGCTGTCTCTGCTGAACGCCGGGGTATAGCCGCCGGCACCAGAACCATGATGAATAACGCCGGCATGGTTGTCAGTATTGCCCTGGACCTGGCTATGACTGCTGCCAGTATGACGCCGGAAGCTATGCAGGGGCTCTTTGCCGGTACCCAGGTAGGCTCCCAGGGTATTGCCGTCCAGGAGTTTATGAACGGCCTGCACCGGGCCTTCTGGCTATCTTTTGTTATCAGCGTCGTTGCCGCCATTGTCGCCCTCCTGCGCGGGCCCCACGAGGTTTACTACTCCCAGAATGGCTCTGATGCGGATAAGGCCTAAATGGACGGGGCGCCAATTTTCCTTAAGGGGGAAGGCACCTGCCAGTTATCACCATAACCAGGCTGACAATCTTAAGAACTTCTTAACATTTTCTCGATAACATCCTTAAATTCCCGGGGTATGCTATCCTTGAACGGAACAACAGGCCTGGTTGCTTCCGCAAACATAGGAAAGGATGAGGGAAAATGACTAAAGGTACCAAGATCCTGGCTGCGGTGGCGGCTCCTCTTATACTGGGGGGATTGCTGGTAGTGAGCCAGCCCGCTTCTTCCCGGGCCGCTGCCGGCGCCCCGGCCCAAGCTGCCCCGGCTGTATCAACCCCGGCTTTTTGTGGTGCAGGTTTAGGTCCAGGTCAGGGCCTGGGTTTAGGTCGCTCCCTGGGGGGTATGATTGCCACCCTCAGTAATACCCTGGGTATTGATGTGGCGCAATTACGGGCGGAGCGCCAGGCAGGTAAATCCCTGGCCGATATTGCCGCCGAGCATGGGGTCGACAAAAGCCAGCTGGTGGATAAGGTAACGGCTGAAAGGAAGCAACTCTTGGAGGACAGGGTGGCTGCCGGCCAGATAACCCAGGAGCAGGCTAATTACTGCCTGGAGAATATGCAGCAGCGCATGGAACAAAACCTGGAGCGGACGACGATCGGTCCCAACGGCCAGGGCCGGGGCGGTTGGAGAACCGGCGGTCAGGGTAATGGCGGTCCCCGCCTGGGGATAGCGGCCGGCCCAGGGGGCCAGGTTGGGCAAGGGGCCGGCTTCAGCCGGGGTCCGGCAGGTGGCCAGCAGTAACCAGGTAATATAGGGCTTACGCTGGGATACCCGGGAGTTTGACTCCCGGGTATCTTTGCAACCAGGGTAATAAAGGAAAAATGCTGGTGACGGCGAAAGATTTAACGGGGACACCGTTAGACAGAGGCTGGAGGACACAACTTTTTACTTATCATTGCGGAGGAAGCCAATGGCGAAAAAAACGATCCTGATCATCGAAGATGAGGATAAAATAGCCCGGATGATCCAGCAGTACTTGACCAGGGAGCAGTTTACAGCCCTGGTAGCTGCCGACGGAAAGGCAGGCCTGGAAGCAGCGCGGCGGGAAAACCCGGACCTGATAATCCTGGACCTGATGCTGCCTGGTTTGAGCGGTCTGGATGTCTGCCGGGAAATCCGCAAGGAGAGCCAGGTGCCCATCATTATGCTTACGGCCCGGGCCGAGGAAATCGACAAACTCCTGGGGCTGGAGCTGGGGGCCGATGATTATATCACCAAACCCTTCAGCCTGGCCGAACTGGTGGCCCGGATCCGGGCTGTCCTGCGCCGTACCGGCGGCCAGGAACAGCCGGTGGCCGGGAACGTCCAGACCCGGGGTGACCTGACCATAGATTTTGACGGCCTGCAGGTGCATAAAAAGGGACAACCTGTGAATTTAACCCCCACAGAATTCAACCTTTTGGCCGTTTTGTTCCGGCATCCGGGCCGGGTATACAGCCGCCTGCAGCTCCTGGATGCCGCCCTGGGCGAAGCCTACCAGGGATATGAACGCTCCATCGACACCCATATCAGCAACCTG
Proteins encoded in this region:
- a CDS encoding MFS transporter gives rise to the protein MLARTKENYKWYALSCTTLGALLSVLNGNTLLIALPVIARSLHASMETIIWTLMIYMLAVTVLVPAIGRVADIMGRKKLYVSGFALFTLSSLLCGLVQTGGQLVAARFIQSIGGSLMLANSTAIVTDVFPRQQLGRALGINSMVIGAGAVIGPILGGVLTAWHWRLVFFFNVPLGIIGTLWAAIQLREVIELPKGQRFDWWGTVVFTTGFTLILLALTFGDMVGWRTPWIIASLVFGGLLLVFFIYIENRVDQPMLDLSLFRRRLLAAAYASNLLNGIARGAVTFLLIFFFQGIWSIDPLWAGILLTPFALAMMIVAPVSGILSDRYGSRELSSLGLAVSAVGLYGLTRLQVNTSMAVVITWMVVMGLGSGFFFSPNTNAIMGAVSAERRGIAAGTRTMMNNAGMVVSIALDLAMTAASMTPEAMQGLFAGTQVGSQGIAVQEFMNGLHRAFWLSFVISVVAAIVALLRGPHEVYYSQNGSDADKA
- a CDS encoding response regulator transcription factor, coding for MAKKTILIIEDEDKIARMIQQYLTREQFTALVAADGKAGLEAARRENPDLIILDLMLPGLSGLDVCREIRKESQVPIIMLTARAEEIDKLLGLELGADDYITKPFSLAELVARIRAVLRRTGGQEQPVAGNVQTRGDLTIDFDGLQVHKKGQPVNLTPTEFNLLAVLFRHPGRVYSRLQLLDAALGEAYQGYERSIDTHISNLRRKIEDDPAAPRYILTVYGVGYKFNEA
- a CDS encoding DUF2680 domain-containing protein encodes the protein MTKGTKILAAVAAPLILGGLLVVSQPASSRAAAGAPAQAAPAVSTPAFCGAGLGPGQGLGLGRSLGGMIATLSNTLGIDVAQLRAERQAGKSLADIAAEHGVDKSQLVDKVTAERKQLLEDRVAAGQITQEQANYCLENMQQRMEQNLERTTIGPNGQGRGGWRTGGQGNGGPRLGIAAGPGGQVGQGAGFSRGPAGGQQ
- a CDS encoding MarR family winged helix-turn-helix transcriptional regulator, which encodes MDGPVEAIRELEYLLRQINHLMNHYTRSYLNDRGLTMARFWVLSNLSRGQKLTMGDLQRRLLLAPGTVTGLVDGLAAEGLVRRWRDENDRRLVFLDLTAAGEEFLEGILNFRSDVLAKAMSGPGETNSLDTGQLNADLRVILANLRSLCKGERERDAGSNKGKL